Part of the Panicum virgatum strain AP13 chromosome 4N, P.virgatum_v5, whole genome shotgun sequence genome is shown below.
TGAATAACAAAGGCCTTTGTGGTGTTGGCTTTAGTTTGCTAGAGCTTTGCCCTTCTTCAGAGGATGGCCTGAAACCCAGCAAGCCTGAGCCTTTCGGACCAGACGGTACAGTCAAGACACGGGAAGTGCCTCAATCGGCGAATCCAGAAAGCTGCTCCGGCTCTCACTGCTCAAAGTCCGCAAATGGATCTGAAGGAGTTCTtattgttgctgttgttgctgtggTTATTGGTGCTGCATTTTGTGGGTTATTTGCATTCTCTTGGTATCGTCGGCAGAAGCAAAAGATTGGGAGCTCACTGGAGGTTTCTGATAGCAGGCTCAGCACCGACCATCTCCAGCAGAAGGAAGCCTGCAGAAGGAGTGCCTCTCCTTTGATTAGTGTTGAGTACTCAAACAGTTGGGACCCATTGTCAGGTGGGGGTGTTGGATCATCTGGTGAAGTTGGTGATAGCTTTAGATTCAACCTAGAGGAGGTTGAATGTGCGACACAATACTTCTCTGATGTGAACTTGCTAGGCAAGAGCGGCTTTGCTGCGACATACAAAGGAATCCTTCGGGATGGGTCAGTTGTTGCTGTTAAGAGCCTCAACAAGACAAGCTGCAAGCAAGAGGAGTCGGATTTTTTGCATGGTCTGAAGATGCTCACCCTTCTCCGACATGATAATCTTGTTAGCTTGAGGGGGTTCTGCTGCTCCAGGGGGAGAGGGGAATGCTTCCTTGTCTATGACTTCATGGTTAATGGCTGCTTGTCACAGTATCTGGATGTTAAGGATGGTTCTAGTCCTATTGTTCTTGATTGGACTACAAGAGTTTCCATTGTCAAAGGCATTGCAGAAGGTATTTACCATGCTACCATCTCTTCCTACTCTCTATCCAGCTAAGATTGATTTATCAGTGTTTCAGTGTTCAACTCCATGAtctgttggcacatttgcaggAATTGAGTACCTTCACAGCAAGAAGAGCAGCAAGCCACCAGTTGTCCACCAGAACATATCGGCCGAAAAGATCCTTCTTGACCACAACTTTGCCCCGCGGTTGTCGGTCCCAGGACTGCACAAGCTCCTCGCAGATGATGTTGTTTTCTCAACCCTAAAGGCCAGCGCCGCAATGGGGTACCTTGCCCCTGAATATGCCACCACAGGTCGATTCACTGACAAGAGCGACGTCTTTGCGTTCGGGATCGTGGTCCTCCAGATCATCACGGGGAAGAGGGATGTGTCTCAGCTTAAGGTTGGTGCTGCAGCCATCAGCGATCTCGACAGCCTGGTTGATGGAAACCTCAACGGTGTCTTCTCGAGGACTGAGGTAGCGAGGCTCGCCGCAGTTGCTGCGTACTGCACCAGCGAGGTGCCGAGCCAGCGGCCAACCATGGAGGCTGTGGTTCAGCAGCTCAGCCACTGAGTCATGAGTTGCTGCTGAGGTTCTGAACCCAGCTAGAGATGTATTTTGGGAGGATGTTCGGCCTTGTGAAGCCTTTTGGGTTGGCAGTAGCTAAGTAGCTTACTCGTGATGACAGGGTAATGATCCAGTTGCCACTGACATGCTATTCAGTATTGATTAGTGTAGTGTTTGGTCCACTGATCTCAGTACTTCATGATCTGAGTAGCTTATGCTAGATTGTTAGTGTGTATTAGGATCTGAATGCCGTGAATGTAGCAGATTCAGAGCATTCCTAATGTGACTTTGGTCAACTTTGCATTGGCTCGCCTTGCATTAACCGGTTGACGCGCTCTATTTGTTTTTTGTTAATTTTCTTTACAATTTCCCGATAAGCATCCCTAATTGGACGCATTCTGAATGAAAACAATTGGGTGGTCTTGACCGAGGCATGTAATTTGTTAAATATGCTTGCGTGCCTCCTATTGTTACTAAACTAAGATGATGTCAACATTGATGCCCCCTCTGCTTAAATATGAACGCATGCCTCTTATTGTTAGTAAACTGCTGCTATCAGTAGAAGTGGTAACGCAACAGCATTACTGCTCTGCTCTTAGCAGAAATGTACAGCAGACCAAATGACTTaaaaacctttttttttaagaagataACTTCGGCTGTGTTTGGTTTGGGATGCGTGAAATTTGTTTACACCTTCGGCCACTAATTAGTAGTATTAAATacaatctaattacaaaaccacatgTAGAGCCCCTGGTAAATTCGCGTGACAAATCTAAtaagacctttgaccgcataattagagtaaggttactatagcattactatagcaaatcatgaattagttagacttattagattcggCTTACAAAGTTGCACTTATgtaaaaagattttacaaataaactttatttaatacttcatattcAACTTCGAATTTGAATCTCTGCACGAAAAAGGACACGTCAAATAGTCAGATTGGTCGAGATTTCTGTACAGGATGCACGGGAATGGCAAATGCGTGAGCGTGCTGTCCTTTCTGCTCCCGCCATACTCCCTTACCGTTGGGCCTTGGACACTGTTCTTGTCCTGTGTCTCACGCTCACATTCAGACTTTCAGTACTCCCCCcattcatttatttttttcaaccgAAAATAAAACTTGTACTCCTGACACAAGAACTTTGCCAATTTGACAAAGCAAAGCAGGCTGTGTTCACTTTCTCCCAACtcctccaaattttccatcacatcgaaatcacatcaaaatattaaatataacaaatgactcatgcatgtactaaatatagataaataaaaaaactaattgcatagttttgatgtacgttgcgagacggatcttttaagcctagttagcctataataaaacaatatttaccacaaacaaatgaaaagtgctacagtacgcTACAGTGTCTGATGTGACCTTTTCTACCAGATTTTCtcagatctaaacacagccgcaGAAGCACGTGTCCATGTTTGGATACCTCTCTCCATTCCAGAAAAATCAGTGCAGTCTGACCCTCTTGCCATTCCAGAAACATCAGTGCAGTTTGACCCTCTTGCCAACACTGCCAAAAGTGAAGAAGTTACAACCCCAAACTTCCAAGTAGATAAAACTTTAGATTTCCGGTGCAGATCACTCCATAAAACCGTGGAAAACCTAATGGGTGCCTGCATTATTCTTCTGAAAGGGGGGAAAAAACGTGGGAGAGAGCTCGGAAAAGAAAAGCAAATCTCTTGTTATCAATCTGTCACCACAGTTCTTGTTCGGTTGTCCAATGAGCACGCACGAGCAAAAGCCGCGGCCGCATCAGAATCTGTCCGTCGCCCATCGGGAGACGCGGTCTGTAGTTTGTTTACTCCGGCCAAGAACAAAAGCAAAAAAGAAACGGAGAGAGAAGCAAAGCCGAAGCGGGAGCAGTGCCCTTGCATTTAATCACGGCGCCATTATGCCACGATCTTGTCTTCCCGGCTATCAGCACGAGACAAAACCGATCACTACTGCATTGTTACCAACTCACCAGTACTGTCATTACCGGAGCTAATCGGAGTCGGGAGCGTGCTGTGTGTTTTCTGCTTGGCTGGCTGCTTGCAATGATGCCACGGGAGCATTGGCATTTGAAATGCGTGGGGGAGCGACGACGAGGGAGGATCAAAGAAAGTGCAGCGTCCTCTCCCCCCAATGCTTCTGTTCTGACCAGACCTCACCTCGCTCGACGCCTCTCTCTGCAGACAAGACATCACCTTGCGAGCAAGGCAGTTTCTTTTctctgggtgtgtttagatcctgcAAAATCGGCACTGTAGCAAAATGAAAAGCACACTTTTCGTTTATTTGTGAtaaatattatcctaccatAGATAACTAGGTTCAAAAGACTCGTCTCGAAATGTACATCTAAACTGtgaaattagttattttgtttacctACATTtcatactccatgcatgcgtcTTTTAATACATTTAACGATTCGATGTAATGAGAATTTTAGAATTTCAAGTCAAATTctggggatctaaacacagcctctcTCGAAATGCTGTGTACAAATCAAATTTCCTTAAGTTTTAACCAATTTTAAATTTAGGCTctatttagtttccaaaaaatttcctatAGTATcaatcacatcgaatcttcgaacacatACATCGAGCATtgaatgcagttgaaaaaataattaattatacaatttaactataaatgacgagatgaatattttaaacctaattagttcatgattggatattaattgttaaataataacgaaagtgctacatAAAATCCAAAAGTTTTTACAATCTAAACATATTAATAGACATGAATCAGATCAGTCAAGTTTAATAGCACTGAGAAAACAAAATTTCGGTCTCCAGATCCCATGGTCATGGACCTGGATTCAAGCTGGGGAGGGACTTGGGTATTCGATCGAGACACAGCACACAGGCAAGGAAATTCAGACCCATCCTTTTGTCGGTGTCGTAGCATGCCCCAACCAAAGGCAAGGCAGCACTCTGCAACCGCATCGGGCGTTCCGTCAGAAATAAAAAGCTCTCGTGCCGTCGTGCGTGCTTGCTCGGTGGAGTCTCGGCTGTCTGCCATTCCCGTGGCTGGGAGCAGCATTGACTCTGCACCCTGCACTGCACCGGGCACTGTGACGCCTCCTCGGTCTCCTGGTGAACCCTCCTGTGGAGGCATCCTCTACAGGCCTACAGCTCTCCTGACTCCTGCCAGTGCTCTCCTGCTTGCTTCGGTTGGTCCTCTGAAAGCTGGAGCAGAGCACCAGCAGCCTGGACGACTCCCTCGACGTGACGTTGGGTGGGTGGTTCTCGTTCAGCAAACTTCAGGCAGCATCAATCAATGCCTCGGCTCAGTTTGAATACGAAATCCAAACCGTTGGGTGTCAGCGTGTCTGTGTTCCCAAGTCGGATCTGCATGCCAATGcgcccaaaaagaacaagggcTTGAAGGCCGATCGGTGGCAACGAGGCAGAGGTTTAGTAATTCTGATGATGATAAAGCTGAGCTTAAGCCACTTTTATCCAGTAGCTTTGCTGAACCTAAACACGAACCACCACACGCAGCTGATACTGTGAGAAGTTTCCTGGCAAGCTTCTTGTCTTGCGCTGGAGCTGAACGCTTCGCCATTGTAGATCAATTTGCAACTTTGATAGAGTAGCAATCTCCATAAAGCGTGGTGTTCTTGGGGGGAGGGAGGGCAGTACTAGATCAGATTGCTAGCCTGAATAAAATTTTCAGGCTTTTGATGGTTCCCGGTGAGCTGGCCACTGCTTTTCCTGTCACGTGTGCACATGGTCCCTCACCTCATCTAGCCTTTGCCTTTTGGGGAGCGATGAAACCTAAACAAGCCCTCCTGAATCAAAATCTTAAAACTTATCCGCATTTGGAGCTCTGCAAGAACAAAGATTGCTTGCAGAGACGAGGCTGGAATGGTAATTTGCGCAGCCTGAACAATCGGCAGGACACTGTTCATCTTTTCTGATACTAGTATGTTTTTTGAAACGATCTGATACTAGTATCAGAATCAGACGTCGTTTGCTATCCACACAAGGGCAGCAGAAGAGCTACTACGAACTGTACAAACTTGCTCTGCTCCGCTGCGAACGCTGAGCGTCTGCTGTGGTGGATTGCAGCAGCACTGTTTGTATTGTGCAACGCCATTCTGTTTAGAtgaaatgcaaaaaaattttgcgatggAATTTtgataatttgaagtactaaataaaatttatttacaaaactgtttgtacagatgggttgtaaatcgcgagacgaatctaatgatgctaattaattcatgattaatttataattagcggatggttactgtaacaccactgttgcaaatcatggattaagtaagctcattagattcgtctcgcgatttacagcccattcatgcaaaaagttttataaataaacctcatttagtacttcatgcatgtgtccaaatattcgatgtgatgtttttttcgtTTACAGAGTTTACATATTGTGATCTAAACATGGCCTGGAAGAGGGACCAAAAGATCACAGGGCATCCCAAGGCGCCGTGCTGCACGCCTCCGTGGTCAAGATTCATGAGATGACGGGCCATGGCTCGTGTCTTTTGCTGCAGAGCAGGGGATCGCAGCTCGTTTGTACCCATCGCACTCGAGGGCTGGCTGCCAGTGCGCCTGTGTGGTGGTCCAGTCCACGTCAAAGGCTGAGAGATTCAGCCGGCACAGTACAGTACCGTAGTGGGGTTAGAGAAACAGCGTTGAAACAGTATACAGGCTAATCCCCTTCCGTGATTCCATCACATACCTCGTGCATACAACAGAGGCACCCAAGAACATGAAATGCTTACAGTTTACAAGTGAGACCAACACATCTACGCTGAGTTCTGACTGTGAGAAAACATTGTCCAAGATCAGACTTATTAATGCCGTGCTGGCAACAGCGTAACTTATTCGAATACAGAACTTGGTTGGGCCACATGCTCATACAGCCCCGcttgcggttttttcttttttatattttttaaaaattaaaatttcaaaaatatatgtccgttttgaaatatttcaaaaatataccccggtcgccctcccatagggcgacaggcccaaagtgtaatttttttttcttcaaattcgcaacgaagtccctggagaaaaaaaaatgggggggctgtcgcccccccaacgggcgacaggggtctgtcgcccacccctcgggcgacaggggcctgtcgcccgttgggggggcgacaggcccccccttttttttcagggacctattttgagctattcgaacgcattcatcatcatcgtcagcaagatctcggccgctaactcctaccgcacgtaacttgtccttcattaaatcacaagAAAAATCGCatgaacttcccttatttcacgagcattatggaacccacaaacataataagttcacatcaataatatctatagaaacaaatgacaattaacctaacacaatcataaacatcggatacaaataagcggtccacagctatctcattacaaataaacatcagatacatctaaccacccctagggcgtcggaccctcttagccctctgctgggcacggacatggccctcggagtatgtgagaacatccggagacctcacctgtcgctcaggacgcgcaaggggctgcggtgtctgctgctgagagatcccaagtggtgctcctcatagctgtgaataccccaagacatcggggtcaccttgcgcggcaggctcttctggactcaagctgtcgaagtcgtctaaggtgaaggtctcgttatctggtcgaaaggaggaagaagaaggtccggcgcccgcatcggggtagaatcctacgcaaaaaaatgtggatgttagcgtccgctcgtatattttgtcatgCCATGTAGAAActgaaatacgaaacataaactaacctgtgtaggccggtatctgtggccccggtaccatccctggatacggtccgccaactggtgctgtctctctaaacattccagtatggccgaacgcagtagttGGATCGTATcttgtatgtgatattagtaaatatgtaggaacactttatgtaattttaaagagatatgtacattacctgcacttgggaagaactgcgacgtcggccggtgcatggtcgacggacacgggaacgacgacgaggcctgagacgacccgtgactgtcttcgtactgcacacggcttccgaagttgtgcgctacctgacgcaactgatcacgctgcctcgacaatgcctctgtctgctcaaactaggtcattggggatccggcacgtaccctcgtcaagtaactcgagcagtccgtctccatcatgttgcaaaggcgaaactgcatcaattcagtaaagttacatttacaaacacatgaattatcttattaatatatatatatatatatatatatatatatatatatatatatatatatatatatatatatatatatatatatatatatatatatgcaaatatgattaagagactcaccgcgccagctagtgcctccacgtggtgccggccatatccatcctgaggcctcgcctggtgtggctgcgggtgagtgtcaacaaaaaccagacgagcccgagtacggggtaagtaccaggtgaggtaagccctaaaggagctgtctgtgtgtggtcctgttggatggaccaagagctcgtctgcctgttcccattggtccacccacggctggatcttggtgacccaatcatcagagcacggcaagccactccttgacaacctacaaagtggaccacgaagaatcgttagattcgacacgaatgtatgagccaagttcattcataattacctgtggtcttggcgactgacacgctccaacgcggtagGCAACGGAAACTCCTGGTGCTgtccaaactgtctcctgactctccaggggcaatatgcctcaaccgcgatgtcataaatcAGGACAGCGGAAGTaaaccacaggctcgcattcgcggagcagtgcgaagacaggcctgctggtgcacgggtagcgacagcctctgggctgtaaggctcccagacaacgtcctcgggcgtcagcatgtcgagttccgaaacaaactcaggatatgcgcgtctaactcCGAAACAAACagtctcttcgaatactcggagttccttgatctgcacaatgttggatttcattttgtgtcttctcccgaatttgaacaagaatggccagaggccacccacgctctagagctgcttgcatgtacttctgccagtcatcagtgctgtgtatcatcattaattcccataattcactatctacctcccaattaacaagagactgaacagtgatcacatgtgtcaacggatcaacatgaaacccacgctgcagccacttacatatggaaccaaaactcctttccagaggtttatctatgccgctagatgtgcgcttaaagacAGAAaaatctactccatttggcccatacataatattgtattcaccataaaatacttaaaactgcatcttgctcgacatatctgtatatcacataatacttatcgagttatactctttacttcactaccttattcaataattcgtaaaaactaagtatgaaattcaactacaacgtataagtattcataactacgtgttgacactcaaattctatactgcatatgccaaattctattctaaatcataattaatttataaacacgtctctaatagtactgcaattgcaataataaatgcgtagaactaattttctaaactaatttactactacgtaactacaaactacgtaactacaaactaaagtatcattaaactcctacttaaatggttctactatagcactaattaaattaaattactcacccctacttaaattactcatatttaaatacgtagtacttaaatataacaatatttaaaataaatgtactaacctgcagatcacaagtgctgaatccggtagggcttcgccgctttccttctcctcactcctctctttttttctggatttttggtggaattttcgggctcaaatgaggagggaatgggagGGTCAGCCCTTTTATAGGGGTgggtaccccggtcgcccggggggggcgacaggcccctgccgCGCCTGTGGgccgggcccagcggcggtcgcccgtgggctgggcgacaggcccctgtcgcccccccaacgggcgacaagtcctttttttctccagggacttcgttgcgaatttgaagaaaaaaattacactttgggcctgtcgccctatgggagggcgaccggggtatatttttgaaatatttcaaaacggacatatatttttgaaattttaatttttaaaaaatataaaaaagaaaaaacggcgCCCCGCTTATTCTGATCGACGCACAAGTGAAGAGCAGGCAGAGAGGAGGAAAACAGGCTCTGCCTTGATACACCGCAGAGGATTTGCCCTAAACTGAAACTGTTAGCTATGTGTACTGCCAGTCTTCGACACTTCCTGATGGCAGAACTCCGCCTCCCATGAGCTTCACTGGGACTTTTTTTTGGCTTAAGTTCACGGCTCTTGCTCTCAGGCAACTGCACTCTGCTGGTCAACCATCTGCGTCCACTCAGCTGGCCACCAGTCCGGTTTGAAAGCCTGAACCCTGACGTTCTTGTTATCGCTGATACGAAGGGACGAGCCTTGTTTCAGTGCCTCATCAAGTCTCAACAGGCCCATTCCGCGGGAGCCCAGGGCAGTGTTTACTGTACCAATCTTCTTGCCTGCAGCCTCGTCCACAACTTCAGAATCTGGAGCCACAGCCTGCTCGAGTTCTGATAATACAAGTCACGGAATTAGCATCCAGCAACAGAATGACAATGTTCAGTGTTAtttaccataaaagtttcattaTACCTTGCCCCTTTTCGTCAACAAACTTCATTGGCATGAGACGTTTCCGAATGACACCACGATGGTGTGTCCGTGCAATAAGCTCCTGCCCAATGTAGCACCCCTTGTCAAAGGAAATAGCATTCAAGCCAGCAAGGTTGTACTCCAGTGGGATTGCTTCACCTGAATAAAAAGAAGACAGCTTCATGGAAAAGGAAGGAACAATTTAAGCAACCTTGTATTTGCCGAGGAAACCAGAAGAGGGTTAATTGGATTCACGCCATTACAATTTTTCAGTTTCTGagatatgccattacaattcacctattttgaaacttgccattacaattcttcacTTCTTTGAACCGTGCCATTATATACGTCTTTGATGTTCTTGGACCCACTTGCAGACCCTTGTATTTTCGTATAGCCCAAAATACCCCTGCTGCGTCTCTTCCTAcactcactgacgtgtgggcccacacgtcagcttcTTCTTCAACCTTTGGTGCTTCTTCTACCTCAACATTGCAGATCTGACGGAGCTCGGGGCGGCACAAGGCGAGATGAAGCTCGGGCGACCAC
Proteins encoded:
- the LOC120670561 gene encoding probable leucine-rich repeat receptor-like serine/threonine-protein kinase At3g14840 isoform X2, whose product is MIKASPPMSICLPSVHAEFVLSASNWPTLQYYTLFAATLLQLGYNQLTGSIPPQLGNLNKLSVLAMQSNQLTGAIPATLGELTQLRRLDLSFNSLFGSIPSKIAEVPLLEVFDIRNNTLSGSVPAGLRRLNGGFQYMNNKGLCGVGFSLLELCPSSEDGLKPSKPEPFGPDGTVKTREVPQSANPESCSGSHCSKSANGSEGVLIVAVVAVVIGAAFCGLFAFSWYRRQKQKIGSSLEVSDSRLSTDHLQQKEACRRSASPLISVEYSNSWDPLSGGGVGSSGEVGDSFRFNLEEVECATQYFSDVNLLGKSGFAATYKGILRDGSVVAVKSLNKTSCKQEESDFLHGLKMLTLLRHDNLVSLRGFCCSRGRGECFLVYDFMVNGCLSQYLDVKDGSSPIVLDWTTRVSIVKGIAEGIEYLHSKKSSKPPVVHQNISAEKILLDHNFAPRLSVPGLHKLLADDVVFSTLKASAAMGYLAPEYATTGRFTDKSDVFAFGIVVLQIITGKRDVSQLKVGAAAISDLDSLVDGNLNGVFSRTEVARLAAVAAYCTSEVPSQRPTMEAVVQQLSH
- the LOC120670561 gene encoding somatic embryogenesis receptor kinase 5-like isoform X1; this encodes MAASLFILPLLNLLLLLSIPAASARNAEDVRALAALRRALDPAGRVLGSWNPSGDPCGGSFVGVTCNPAGRVTAVSLQGRGLSGSLPPAVAGLRRLQGLYLHYNGIKGPIPREIGKLSALTDLYLDVNHLTGPVPVEIAAMVNLQVLQLGYNQLTGSIPPQLGNLNKLSVLAMQSNQLTGAIPATLGELTQLRRLDLSFNSLFGSIPSKIAEVPLLEVFDIRNNTLSGSVPAGLRRLNGGFQYMNNKGLCGVGFSLLELCPSSEDGLKPSKPEPFGPDGTVKTREVPQSANPESCSGSHCSKSANGSEGVLIVAVVAVVIGAAFCGLFAFSWYRRQKQKIGSSLEVSDSRLSTDHLQQKEACRRSASPLISVEYSNSWDPLSGGGVGSSGEVGDSFRFNLEEVECATQYFSDVNLLGKSGFAATYKGILRDGSVVAVKSLNKTSCKQEESDFLHGLKMLTLLRHDNLVSLRGFCCSRGRGECFLVYDFMVNGCLSQYLDVKDGSSPIVLDWTTRVSIVKGIAEGIEYLHSKKSSKPPVVHQNISAEKILLDHNFAPRLSVPGLHKLLADDVVFSTLKASAAMGYLAPEYATTGRFTDKSDVFAFGIVVLQIITGKRDVSQLKVGAAAISDLDSLVDGNLNGVFSRTEVARLAAVAAYCTSEVPSQRPTMEAVVQQLSH